One genomic window of Arvicola amphibius chromosome 4, mArvAmp1.2, whole genome shotgun sequence includes the following:
- the LOC119813376 gene encoding NEDD8 — protein sequence MLIKVKTLTGKEIEIDIEPTDKVERIKERVEEKEGIPPQQQRLIYSGKQMNDEKTAADYKILGGSVLHLVLALRGGGGLGQ from the coding sequence ATGCTAATTAAAGTGAAGACGCTGACTGGAAAGGAGATTGAGATCGACATTGAACCCACAGACAAGGTGGAGCGAATCAAGGAGCgtgtggaagagaaagagggcaTCCCCCCACAACAGCAGAGGCTCATCTACAGTGGCAAACAAATGAATGATGAGAAGACAGCAGCTGATTACAAGATCCTAGGCGGTTCAGTCCTCCACCTGGTGTTGGCTCTTAGAGGAGGAGGTGGTCTTGGGCAATGA